In the Candidatus Nezhaarchaeota archaeon genome, one interval contains:
- the endA gene encoding tRNA-intron lyase, with the protein MTSEEGKLLRVVLSQAGLFVEDSDEAQRLHSTSYFGDYVAGKLKLTEVEALYLLERGRIKVFDGERELSFEELVKEVAAKRPKVWLEYLIYSDLRRRGYIVKEGFSGRVEFRVYRRGAKVGEEGAKFLVYGVAEGEPLDLDELHEMVRSARSLRKEPVLAIVNSQGEVCYYAVSLVAL; encoded by the coding sequence ATGACTAGTGAGGAGGGCAAGCTTCTAAGAGTTGTCTTAAGCCAGGCTGGACTCTTTGTCGAAGACTCAGACGAAGCCCAGAGGCTACACTCTACCTCGTACTTCGGTGACTATGTAGCTGGTAAGCTTAAGCTGACTGAAGTGGAGGCCCTCTATCTTCTTGAGAGGGGCAGGATTAAAGTTTTTGACGGGGAGCGCGAGTTGAGCTTCGAGGAGCTTGTGAAAGAGGTGGCTGCGAAGAGGCCCAAGGTTTGGCTAGAGTACTTAATCTATTCTGATCTTAGGCGTAGGGGGTACATCGTCAAGGAGGGATTCAGCGGCCGAGTGGAGTTTAGAGTTTATCGAAGGGGGGCTAAGGTAGGTGAGGAGGGGGCTAAGTTCTTGGTCTACGGGGTAGCTGAAGGAGAGCCCCTCGACTTAGACGAGCTTCACGAAATGGTGAGGTCTGCGAGGTCTCTTCGAAAAGAGCCCGTACTAGCCATAGTTAATAGCCAGGGGGAAGTCTGCTATTATGCAGTGAGCCTGGTGGCTCTCTAA